In a genomic window of Zingiber officinale cultivar Zhangliang chromosome 9B, Zo_v1.1, whole genome shotgun sequence:
- the LOC122024944 gene encoding probable transcription factor KAN2: MEFFSPQPDLSLQIRPPNTSTAGWRKHNEDMDLGFPRNPLDSTTTINRNPNLNTSHHNLQFHHHQLHANHDIPPLTGIPIYHHPSSSSLIGNPVMPLQHSSSSFSAEHNLVGQLRSRHSTASRLVAKRNMRAPRMRWTSMLHARFVHAVELLGGHGRATPKSVLELMDVKDLTLAHVKSHLQMYRTVKNTDKPEAPSVPSDGSLEIFSRGENSDDNDHVHGDMRSSNAISSRKNCYNGMTSDSAAGSMKPFEDSMEPTKNLEMLAELDSSSLSQTNLNKLNLEITLGRPH; encoded by the exons ATGGAGTTCTTTTCTCCTCAACCAGATCTATCACTTCAGATCAGGCCCCCAAACACCTCCACAGCAGGTTGGAGAAAGCATAATGAGGACATGGACTTAGGGTTTCCAAGGAACCCCCTTGACTCTACCACCACCATCAACAGAAACCCTAATCTTAACACCTCCCATCACAACCTTCAGTTCCATCACCACCAACTACATGCTAATCATGATATACCTCCTCTAACAGGAATCCCAATCTACCATcacccatcttcttcttccttaattGGTAATCCGGTCATGCCGCTTCAGCACTCTTCGTCTTCATTTTCTGCTGAGCACAATTTGGTAGGACAGCTGCGGTCGAGACACTCGACGGCCTCAAGGCTGGTGGCAAAGAGGAACATGCGTGCACCGAGGATGCGGTGGACTTCGATGCTTCATGCGCGGTTCGTCCATGCAGTGGAGCTGCTAGGAGGCCATGGGA GGGCCACTCCCAAGTCGGTTCTCGAGCTCATGGATGTGAAAGATCTCACTCTGGCTCATGTGAAATCTCACTTACAG ATGTACAGAACTGTGAAAAACACTGACAAGCCAGAAGCTCCTTCAG TTCCATCTGATGGATCATTGGAAATTTTCTCAAGAGGAGAGAATTCTGATGATAACGATCATGTTCATGGTGACATGAGATCAAGCAATGCTATCTCTTCAAG GAAAAACTGCTACAATGGCATGACAAGTGATTCGGCTGCAGGGAGCATGAAGCCTTTTGAG GATTCGATGGAACCAACAAAGAACTTGGAGATGCTCGCAGAGTTGGATTCGTCAAGCCTCTCCCAGACAAACCTAAACAAGCTGAATCTTGAGATCACACTGGGGAGGCCACACTga